The following are encoded together in the Rhodopirellula bahusiensis genome:
- a CDS encoding citrate synthase has protein sequence MSSSSSLEIQRADTVRVQFGDTNLELPLVEGSEGEQAIDVSRLRADTGVITLDDGFVNTGSTRSAITFLDGEKGILRYRGYPIEQLAKSCDFVEVAYLLIFGDLPNKDEIETFRSGIREHTMIHEDMRSFYNGFPRDAHPMAILSSVVGALSTFYQDSMDLNDPRQVEISIYRLIAKLPTIAAYSYKKSMGQPFMYPKNELDYCENFLHMMFATPTSDYMVDPDFAEALNLLFIVHADHEQNCSTSTVRMVGSSNANLFASISAGIGALWGPLHGGANEACVNMLERIAADGGNVQKYVDMAKDKTNDFRVMGFGHRVYKNSDPRATIIRASCDKLLAKLNLDDPLFEVAQKLEEVALKDEYFIERKLYPNVDFYSGVIYRALGIPVQMFTVLFAIGRLPGWLAHWREMHANPASRINRPRQIYTGATERDVISLDQR, from the coding sequence ATGAGCTCCTCCTCCAGTTTGGAAATTCAACGAGCCGACACCGTCCGAGTCCAATTCGGGGATACCAACCTTGAGTTGCCTTTGGTGGAAGGTTCCGAAGGTGAACAAGCGATCGACGTCAGTCGCCTGCGTGCCGACACCGGTGTGATCACTTTGGACGATGGGTTCGTCAACACGGGCAGCACTCGCAGTGCGATCACGTTCTTGGATGGCGAAAAAGGTATCCTGCGTTACCGCGGTTACCCCATCGAACAACTCGCCAAAAGCTGTGACTTCGTTGAAGTCGCTTATCTGCTGATCTTTGGCGACCTGCCCAACAAAGACGAGATTGAAACGTTCCGTTCGGGGATTCGTGAACACACGATGATCCACGAGGACATGCGGTCGTTCTACAACGGCTTCCCGCGAGATGCCCACCCGATGGCCATTCTCAGCAGCGTTGTGGGAGCGTTGTCGACGTTCTACCAGGATTCGATGGATCTGAATGACCCACGTCAGGTCGAGATTTCCATCTATCGCTTGATCGCGAAACTGCCAACGATCGCGGCGTACAGCTACAAGAAGTCGATGGGCCAACCGTTCATGTATCCCAAGAACGAGTTGGACTACTGCGAAAACTTCTTGCACATGATGTTCGCGACACCGACCTCGGATTACATGGTCGATCCCGATTTCGCGGAAGCACTGAACTTGCTGTTCATCGTGCACGCTGATCACGAGCAAAACTGCAGCACGTCAACCGTTCGCATGGTCGGCAGTAGCAACGCGAACTTGTTTGCGTCAATCTCGGCTGGCATCGGTGCACTGTGGGGACCGCTCCACGGTGGTGCCAACGAAGCTTGCGTCAACATGTTGGAACGAATCGCGGCCGATGGCGGCAACGTTCAGAAGTATGTCGACATGGCGAAGGACAAAACCAACGACTTCCGCGTCATGGGATTCGGTCACCGCGTTTACAAGAACTCGGACCCTCGAGCGACGATCATTCGCGCCAGTTGCGACAAGTTGCTGGCCAAGCTGAACTTGGACGACCCGTTGTTCGAGGTCGCTCAAAAGCTGGAAGAGGTGGCGCTCAAAGACGAGTACTTCATCGAACGCAAGTTGTATCCCAACGTCGACTTCTATTCCGGCGTGATCTACCGTGCTCTCGGGATTCCGGTCCAGATGTTCACGGTCCTCTTCGCGATCGGTCGATTGCCCGGTTGGTTGGCTCACTGGCGTGAAATGCACGCGAACCCGGCTTCGAGAATCAATCGTCCACGTCAAATCTACACTGGCGCGACTGAGCGAGACGTGATCTCACTTGACCAACGCTGA
- a CDS encoding tetratricopeptide repeat protein, whose amino-acid sequence MKPLRLPTDWHPKRCNRWMRIVGVESVASLSKKALRLGLLMTCFTTIPPSAGCRGIGRFGESRQSIAARRLSRQGTKAMRQGDWTVAETLFTEALDVSNVNDAAHRGMSESLWQKGLREEAIEHLEKAVQLSAGDPKHMQRLGRMYLEVGRVDEAARQCQIALDSDREWAALWALWGDCQVARNEKDEALSAYHRALSLQPDYPYVQLRTAEIYHQQKRYDRLLATLDRLREDAQVVGDVDEAIRPGAADLLRGIAMRELGRTEESVQYFIASAQKNPEDATSRLQLASIAVDSGQPEIAQTWLAQAMRLDPSATRQAGWNVETWLATPPGMIAPNNGTIESSQPPIIAVQPDASRPWLK is encoded by the coding sequence GTGAAACCGTTGCGTCTTCCAACCGATTGGCATCCAAAGCGATGCAACCGATGGATGCGCATCGTTGGCGTGGAGTCAGTCGCGTCGTTGTCGAAGAAGGCGTTGCGGCTGGGATTATTGATGACGTGTTTCACGACCATCCCACCCTCGGCAGGCTGTCGCGGCATCGGACGGTTCGGTGAAAGCCGGCAATCAATCGCCGCTCGACGTCTATCGCGGCAGGGCACGAAAGCGATGCGTCAAGGCGATTGGACGGTCGCGGAAACACTGTTCACGGAGGCGCTCGACGTATCCAACGTCAACGACGCGGCGCATCGTGGGATGTCCGAATCGCTGTGGCAAAAAGGTCTTCGAGAAGAAGCGATCGAGCACCTCGAAAAGGCGGTTCAGCTTTCGGCCGGCGATCCTAAGCACATGCAGCGTTTGGGGCGGATGTACTTGGAAGTGGGACGAGTCGACGAGGCGGCACGGCAGTGTCAAATTGCACTGGACTCGGATCGTGAATGGGCGGCCCTCTGGGCTCTCTGGGGCGATTGCCAAGTCGCTCGAAACGAGAAAGACGAAGCGTTGTCGGCTTACCACCGAGCTTTGTCACTGCAGCCCGACTACCCGTACGTTCAATTGCGAACGGCAGAGATTTATCACCAACAGAAACGCTACGATCGCCTGCTTGCAACTTTGGATCGCTTGCGTGAAGACGCTCAGGTCGTAGGCGACGTCGACGAGGCCATTCGCCCGGGAGCCGCGGACTTGCTGCGAGGAATCGCGATGCGAGAACTGGGGCGAACCGAAGAGTCGGTCCAGTACTTCATCGCCTCGGCTCAGAAAAACCCAGAGGATGCGACGTCACGTTTGCAACTGGCGTCGATCGCAGTTGATTCTGGCCAGCCCGAGATCGCACAAACCTGGTTGGCTCAAGCGATGCGGTTGGATCCATCCGCAACCCGCCAAGCCGGCTGGAACGTGGAGACGTGGTTGGCGACACCGCCGGGAATGATCGCACCCAACAACGGCACCATCGAATCATCTCAGCCGCCGATCATCGCGGTTCAGCCGGATGCATCGCGCCCTTGGCTGAAGTGA
- a CDS encoding DNA repair ATPase encodes MAEDASTEATSLPGSAGDGGSDAGISKDAASQLSGGTYEVLRNRLRTAAGDLRDRLAKLNEDRGEVFGNIETRLIATQRVSTEHNCVPRDIVSIGDEFLFGYNVQFGLKTEIELADVFSIYRMESTEFHERPLERIMDDRFVSDFHELYRFYKDTTFLRFFVSGPILHMVFQVGKTARDIKSFKWRRSPEGLQYVDNRSDHEVRLPDQHEFRWQRTTRDMHHYGEHPHISIDDRVFVETVGGDLTIKVENNTSVGEGIYAEPVDNFDQKLDDAEIHYAIVGHLVLLKIKPYQENQFRYIIFNGKINQAIRLDEIQHACVMLPGDQGLIFPGGYYLQSGEFKRFDHGLVDMRYERTINSPNGEDSLYLFSNVEDGTYIQLRYNQIRQSVDTPLVCHGQTFFEAGEMVCFKGQDTPQKHHAIQLWQTPFTSEDYLPENQTDSLLFKIGNKDLVRGMAECSELLQLIEKDDSYNDLYIDLSKKSGDVLDSYFWIDNEETHHLAEPLRKIRETAGAAIEEYEKVVRVREATAKQTRQVQSDTNTTLKEIERSRFTSIDQFVASLAQLRVQRGRAIALRELRFVDLSVVEELESVTAEQSDRLSRRCVEFLLGEDALQPYRDRVAEADNRVPEIKGVAQAKELEAEIDQSAADLELLTETVSNLQIDDATQRTTIIDAIGDVFATVNRVRSALKNRKQELIGVEGRAEFASQLKLLEQTTTGYLDVCDTPARCDEYLTKVMVQLEELEGRFAEFDEFIETLASRREDVYGAFESRKVALVEKRNRRAEALSSAAERILSGIQHRVSNMESIDQIAAYFAGDLMVGKIRSLIEELDELGDAVRVGDLQSRLKTLREDALRGLKDRQDLYEDGGDVIRLGERKFAVNTQPLDLTTVLRSDELCLHLTGTQYFDPIDDERLIAARDIWNQSLISENSDVYRAEFLAMDLFESGQAESIQELETLNAAWVAERMAGRFDEGYAKGVHDVDTAIILRGLIDLDRSIGLLRHAPSLRTASQLWWQCFLDTKQRTKMKNWIAGFAKLAMAFPQAQPAVEFRQHLTELAAEHQSEWIVLFEKVITPERIADYLFEQLTRAPDKVAISGQTNTLHEDFLRSLPESDQKRWVLGGLKPNTASPVHTFVLARNWADAFLNKRANDDSNETGDSPHWYRDELAWLIFQSAMDAKKTTTTARPANEVIDVPVAKRLTGLVGSHARIGRGEMPLHYHEYITRLRGYRENVVPRFRSLHQAKTECVESARESMRLDEFKPRVLSSFVRNRLLDEVYLPLIGDNLAKQMGTVGEDKRTDRMGLLLLISPPGYGKTTLMEYIASRLGLVFMKINGPAIGHGVTSLDPAEAPNAAAREEVMRLNLALEMGDNVMLYLDDIQHTHPELLQKFISLCDATRKIEGVRNGKTRTYDLRGRRVAVVMAGNPYTESGDRFQIPDMLSNRADVYNLGEIIGESADAFEMSYLENCLTSNVTLAPLSNASPSDARAIIAAAGRDSVEGIELEANFSLDQIRDMFEVTRKLLRVRDVVLRVNRAYIRSAAQADEYRTEPPFKLQGSYRNMNRIAERVAPVMNDAELQSLIISNYEQDAQTLTTDNEANVLKFKELMGILTSEEKQRWDAIKYAFVESVRMAGMDGEDQAAQVLRQLASMRDGLESIRQVIAKAIAMEDHSAEERMDSRVDTLRQTLLSMGELMSGRLESTASQLEAISRQQAASPPDQKILVQHKVPRVIADLVKGQFHLMQEWMRPLLEESIDNSRDLGRLQEQLDQMLKTYQDVENSFRSPDDSA; translated from the coding sequence GTGGCTGAGGACGCTTCCACCGAAGCGACTTCGCTGCCTGGTTCCGCTGGTGATGGTGGATCGGATGCAGGGATTTCCAAGGACGCCGCCTCGCAGTTGTCGGGCGGAACCTACGAAGTCCTTCGCAACCGCCTTCGCACCGCCGCCGGTGATCTTCGCGATCGACTCGCCAAGCTGAACGAAGACCGCGGCGAAGTCTTCGGGAACATCGAAACGCGATTGATTGCGACGCAGCGGGTCTCGACCGAACACAACTGCGTCCCACGAGACATTGTCTCGATCGGCGACGAGTTCCTGTTTGGATACAACGTTCAGTTCGGATTGAAAACCGAGATCGAACTGGCCGACGTGTTCTCGATCTACCGCATGGAATCCACCGAGTTCCATGAACGGCCACTCGAGCGAATCATGGACGATCGCTTCGTCAGTGATTTCCACGAGCTGTACCGGTTCTACAAAGACACCACGTTCCTGCGGTTCTTTGTGTCCGGCCCGATCTTGCACATGGTGTTTCAAGTCGGCAAAACCGCTCGAGACATCAAATCATTCAAATGGCGTCGCAGCCCCGAAGGCCTGCAATACGTCGACAATCGCAGCGACCACGAAGTCCGCTTGCCCGACCAGCACGAATTTCGCTGGCAGAGGACAACGCGGGACATGCATCACTACGGTGAGCACCCGCATATCTCCATCGATGACCGCGTGTTCGTCGAAACGGTCGGCGGTGACCTGACGATCAAAGTCGAAAACAACACCAGCGTCGGCGAAGGCATCTACGCCGAACCGGTCGACAACTTCGACCAAAAACTCGACGACGCGGAGATTCATTACGCAATCGTCGGTCACTTGGTCTTGCTGAAGATCAAACCGTATCAAGAGAACCAATTTCGCTACATCATCTTCAACGGCAAGATCAACCAAGCGATCCGTTTGGACGAGATCCAGCACGCCTGCGTAATGCTGCCGGGCGACCAAGGTCTGATCTTCCCCGGCGGTTATTACTTGCAATCCGGCGAGTTCAAACGCTTTGACCACGGACTGGTCGACATGCGTTACGAGCGAACGATCAACTCGCCCAACGGCGAAGACAGCTTGTATCTGTTTTCCAATGTGGAAGACGGAACCTACATCCAACTGCGTTACAACCAAATCCGCCAGTCGGTCGACACACCGCTCGTGTGCCACGGTCAAACGTTCTTCGAAGCCGGCGAAATGGTCTGCTTCAAAGGCCAAGACACGCCGCAGAAGCACCATGCGATTCAGTTGTGGCAAACGCCGTTCACCAGCGAAGACTACCTGCCCGAGAACCAAACCGATTCGTTGCTGTTCAAAATCGGCAACAAAGACTTGGTTCGCGGGATGGCCGAGTGCAGCGAACTGCTGCAACTGATCGAGAAGGACGACAGCTACAACGATTTGTACATCGACCTGTCCAAGAAGTCCGGCGATGTCCTCGACAGCTACTTCTGGATCGACAACGAAGAAACTCATCACCTCGCCGAACCACTTCGCAAAATTCGCGAAACGGCGGGAGCGGCGATCGAAGAATACGAAAAAGTCGTTCGTGTTCGCGAAGCCACCGCCAAGCAAACTCGCCAGGTCCAATCGGACACGAACACGACGCTGAAAGAGATCGAGCGTTCGCGGTTCACTTCGATTGACCAGTTCGTCGCTTCGCTGGCGCAACTGCGAGTCCAGAGAGGCCGTGCGATCGCTTTGCGTGAACTTCGGTTCGTCGACCTTTCCGTCGTGGAAGAATTGGAATCGGTCACCGCCGAGCAATCGGATCGTCTCAGCCGTCGCTGCGTCGAATTCCTGCTCGGCGAAGATGCATTGCAACCTTATCGCGACCGGGTTGCCGAAGCCGATAACCGCGTTCCCGAAATCAAGGGCGTCGCTCAAGCCAAAGAACTCGAAGCAGAGATCGACCAATCCGCTGCCGATTTGGAATTGCTGACCGAAACGGTGAGCAACCTGCAGATCGACGACGCGACTCAGCGCACCACCATCATCGATGCGATCGGCGACGTCTTCGCGACCGTCAATCGCGTTCGCAGTGCGCTGAAAAATCGCAAGCAAGAACTGATCGGCGTCGAAGGCCGAGCCGAATTTGCATCGCAGTTGAAATTGCTCGAACAAACCACGACTGGCTACCTCGACGTCTGCGACACGCCCGCTCGTTGTGACGAGTACCTGACGAAAGTCATGGTGCAACTCGAAGAGCTCGAAGGTCGCTTCGCCGAATTCGACGAGTTCATCGAAACGCTCGCCTCTCGTCGCGAAGACGTTTACGGCGCTTTCGAATCGCGAAAAGTTGCGTTGGTTGAAAAACGCAATCGACGTGCCGAGGCTCTCAGTTCCGCCGCCGAACGGATCCTCAGCGGGATCCAGCATCGCGTTTCGAACATGGAATCGATCGATCAAATCGCTGCGTACTTCGCTGGCGACTTGATGGTCGGCAAGATTCGCAGCCTGATCGAAGAACTCGATGAACTCGGCGATGCCGTTCGCGTCGGTGATTTGCAAAGCCGCCTCAAAACGCTTCGCGAAGACGCGCTACGAGGCCTCAAAGATCGCCAAGATCTCTACGAAGACGGTGGCGATGTCATCCGACTGGGCGAACGAAAATTCGCGGTCAACACTCAGCCTCTGGACCTGACGACGGTCCTACGAAGCGACGAACTCTGCCTGCACCTGACTGGCACGCAGTACTTCGATCCCATCGACGACGAGCGACTGATCGCCGCCCGCGACATTTGGAACCAATCGCTGATCAGCGAGAACTCCGACGTCTACCGAGCCGAATTCCTGGCGATGGATCTGTTCGAATCCGGCCAAGCGGAATCGATTCAAGAGTTGGAAACGTTGAATGCGGCTTGGGTCGCCGAACGCATGGCCGGCCGTTTCGATGAAGGCTATGCCAAAGGCGTTCACGATGTCGACACCGCGATCATCTTGCGAGGTTTGATTGACCTGGATCGGTCCATTGGGCTGCTGCGTCACGCTCCATCACTTCGCACCGCATCCCAGCTTTGGTGGCAATGCTTCCTCGACACCAAACAACGCACCAAAATGAAGAACTGGATCGCGGGCTTTGCCAAGCTCGCGATGGCGTTCCCTCAAGCTCAACCTGCCGTCGAATTCCGTCAACACCTGACTGAACTGGCAGCCGAACATCAATCCGAGTGGATTGTACTGTTCGAAAAAGTGATCACGCCGGAACGGATCGCCGACTACCTGTTTGAACAACTGACGAGGGCACCCGACAAGGTCGCCATCAGCGGCCAAACAAACACGTTGCACGAAGACTTCCTTCGCTCGCTTCCCGAGTCGGATCAAAAACGGTGGGTCCTCGGCGGCCTGAAACCCAACACTGCCTCTCCGGTTCACACCTTCGTGCTGGCTCGCAACTGGGCCGACGCGTTTCTGAACAAACGGGCGAACGACGACAGCAATGAAACCGGTGACTCACCGCATTGGTACCGAGACGAATTGGCTTGGCTGATTTTCCAATCCGCGATGGATGCCAAAAAAACAACCACGACGGCTCGACCTGCCAACGAAGTCATCGACGTCCCCGTCGCGAAACGCCTGACGGGGTTGGTTGGCAGCCATGCCCGAATCGGACGTGGCGAGATGCCGCTGCACTATCACGAATACATCACGCGACTGCGTGGCTACCGCGAAAATGTGGTGCCGCGATTCCGCTCGCTTCACCAAGCCAAAACCGAGTGCGTCGAGTCCGCTCGCGAATCGATGCGTTTGGATGAATTCAAACCTCGCGTCCTCAGCAGTTTCGTCCGCAACCGATTGCTCGACGAAGTTTACCTGCCGCTGATCGGCGACAACCTCGCCAAACAGATGGGAACGGTCGGCGAAGACAAACGCACCGACCGAATGGGATTGCTGCTGCTGATCTCGCCACCCGGCTACGGCAAAACAACGTTGATGGAATACATCGCCAGCCGACTGGGTTTGGTGTTCATGAAAATCAACGGCCCCGCGATCGGTCACGGTGTGACGTCGTTGGATCCAGCGGAAGCCCCCAATGCCGCGGCCCGCGAAGAAGTCATGCGTTTGAACTTGGCGCTCGAGATGGGCGACAACGTAATGCTGTACCTCGATGACATCCAACACACGCACCCGGAATTGCTGCAGAAGTTCATCTCCTTGTGCGATGCCACACGAAAAATCGAAGGCGTTCGAAACGGAAAGACGCGAACGTATGACCTGCGTGGCCGGCGAGTCGCGGTGGTCATGGCGGGCAACCCGTACACCGAATCGGGCGATCGCTTCCAAATCCCCGACATGCTTTCCAACCGAGCCGACGTTTACAACTTGGGCGAGATCATCGGCGAATCGGCTGACGCGTTCGAGATGAGTTACCTCGAGAACTGTTTGACCAGCAACGTGACCTTGGCACCGCTTTCCAACGCGTCGCCATCGGACGCTCGAGCGATCATCGCTGCGGCAGGACGGGATTCTGTCGAAGGCATCGAACTGGAAGCCAATTTCAGCTTGGACCAAATACGGGACATGTTCGAAGTCACTCGCAAATTGCTGCGAGTCCGTGATGTCGTGCTGCGAGTCAACCGCGCCTACATCCGCTCGGCCGCCCAAGCCGACGAATACCGGACCGAGCCGCCGTTCAAGCTGCAGGGCAGTTATCGGAACATGAACCGGATCGCCGAACGAGTCGCTCCGGTGATGAACGATGCCGAACTGCAATCGCTGATCATCAGCAACTACGAACAAGACGCTCAAACGCTGACGACGGACAACGAAGCCAACGTCCTGAAGTTCAAAGAACTGATGGGCATTCTGACTTCGGAAGAGAAACAACGTTGGGACGCGATCAAGTACGCGTTTGTGGAAAGCGTTCGGATGGCGGGAATGGACGGCGAAGACCAGGCCGCTCAAGTCCTCCGGCAACTCGCGTCGATGCGAGATGGTCTGGAATCGATTCGGCAAGTCATCGCCAAGGCCATCGCGATGGAAGATCACTCGGCCGAAGAACGCATGGATTCGCGAGTCGACACGCTGCGTCAAACGTTGCTGTCGATGGGCGAATTGATGTCGGGCCGTTTGGAATCCACCGCGAGTCAGCTCGAAGCCATCTCACGGCAACAAGCCGCTTCGCCGCCCGACCAAAAGATCCTGGTTCAACACAAAGTCCCACGCGTGATCGCGGATTTGGTCAAAGGGCAATTCCACCTGATGCAGGAATGGATGCGTCCGCTGCTGGAAGAATCGATCGACAACAGCCGCGATCTCGGCCGATTGCAGGAACAACTCGATCAAATGCTGAAAACGTACCAGGACGTGGAGAACTCATTTCGATCACCGGACGATTCGGCTTGA
- a CDS encoding flotillin family protein, whose protein sequence is MLVALITDSLAADVAIILVGGLFLVGIVVALFYKSYYVKVGPDRAIVKSGSGGVKAVTGEGMLIIPLIQQYEFMDLTLKSFEIHRQGSEGLICRDNIRADIKVAFFVRVDKSPEEMKEVAQSIGAKRCSELETLRELFDAKFSEALKTVGKQFDFVDLYDQRDKFKEEILKVIGTDLNGYRLDDAAIDYLEQTPLDMLSPTNILDAEGIKKITELTSMEKVKENQFTRDKEKTLKKQDVEAEETILELERQRVEAVEKQQREIAEITSREQASAAKVREEQRLESERARIQTEEEIGIAEENKARQVLVAMRNKEKTDAVELERVNRDRDLEATERMRVVGVADVEKEKAIEVEKRNIQEVIRERVAVERAVVEEQERIKDTEEHAKAERQKTVQITAAQMKAEEELIRQTKLAQAEKESSELLAEKVRIEAEAKRDAAEKETAATKMLAEAEAAQAAAAGLAEAQVQEAKAVSLEKEGMAEAKVSREKYTAEATGITEKAEAMKKLDGVGKEHEEFKLKLEKEKFVEVAAIEAQRGIAESQAGVIGEALQAARIDIVGGDGEFFEQITSAVKGGKAIDRFVYNSQVATDVKNTFFDGNADYFRDQVKELISQFGLDTDGVKDLSIAALIAKLMGMSSTDDVRTQLTSLLSMAGTANVADQKVSRLLTSESNTVPAKKVSPNGKKA, encoded by the coding sequence ATGCTGGTTGCTCTCATCACAGATAGCCTCGCTGCGGACGTGGCGATCATTTTGGTCGGGGGACTTTTCCTCGTCGGCATCGTCGTCGCGCTCTTCTACAAGAGCTACTACGTCAAAGTCGGTCCCGATCGCGCCATCGTGAAATCGGGTTCCGGCGGCGTCAAAGCCGTGACCGGCGAAGGCATGCTGATCATCCCGCTGATCCAGCAATACGAGTTCATGGACCTCACGCTGAAAAGCTTTGAGATCCATCGCCAGGGCAGCGAAGGTTTGATCTGCCGCGACAACATTCGCGCCGACATCAAAGTCGCGTTCTTTGTGCGTGTCGACAAAAGCCCCGAAGAAATGAAAGAGGTCGCTCAGTCGATCGGTGCCAAACGCTGTAGCGAACTGGAAACGCTGCGTGAACTGTTCGATGCGAAATTCAGCGAAGCACTGAAAACCGTCGGCAAGCAATTTGACTTCGTCGATCTGTACGACCAACGCGACAAGTTCAAAGAAGAAATCCTCAAAGTCATCGGCACCGACCTCAACGGTTACCGCCTCGACGACGCCGCGATCGATTACCTGGAACAAACGCCGTTGGACATGCTCAGTCCAACCAACATCCTCGACGCCGAGGGCATCAAGAAGATCACCGAACTGACCTCGATGGAAAAGGTCAAGGAAAACCAGTTCACCCGCGACAAAGAAAAGACGCTGAAGAAGCAGGACGTCGAAGCCGAAGAAACGATCCTCGAACTGGAACGACAACGCGTCGAAGCGGTCGAAAAACAACAACGCGAAATCGCAGAAATCACTTCGCGTGAACAAGCCTCGGCTGCGAAAGTTCGCGAAGAACAACGACTGGAATCCGAACGAGCCCGCATCCAAACCGAAGAAGAAATTGGCATCGCCGAAGAGAACAAGGCTCGTCAGGTCTTGGTCGCAATGCGGAACAAGGAAAAGACGGACGCGGTCGAACTGGAACGCGTCAACCGAGATCGCGACTTGGAAGCCACCGAACGCATGCGTGTCGTGGGCGTCGCCGATGTCGAGAAAGAAAAAGCGATCGAAGTCGAGAAACGCAACATTCAAGAAGTGATTCGCGAACGCGTCGCTGTCGAACGTGCCGTGGTCGAAGAACAAGAACGGATCAAAGACACCGAAGAACACGCCAAGGCCGAACGTCAAAAAACGGTCCAAATCACCGCCGCTCAAATGAAAGCGGAAGAAGAACTCATCCGACAAACCAAGCTGGCTCAAGCCGAGAAGGAAAGCAGCGAGTTGCTGGCTGAAAAAGTCCGCATCGAAGCCGAAGCCAAACGCGACGCGGCCGAAAAAGAAACCGCCGCAACGAAGATGCTGGCCGAAGCCGAAGCCGCTCAAGCCGCTGCCGCTGGTTTGGCCGAAGCTCAAGTCCAAGAGGCCAAAGCCGTCTCACTGGAAAAAGAAGGCATGGCCGAAGCCAAGGTTTCTCGCGAGAAATACACGGCCGAAGCGACCGGTATCACCGAGAAAGCAGAAGCGATGAAGAAGCTGGACGGCGTCGGCAAAGAACACGAAGAGTTCAAACTCAAACTGGAGAAAGAGAAGTTCGTCGAAGTTGCTGCGATCGAAGCTCAACGCGGAATTGCCGAAAGCCAAGCCGGTGTCATCGGCGAAGCCTTGCAAGCCGCTCGAATCGACATCGTTGGTGGCGACGGAGAATTCTTCGAACAGATCACTTCCGCGGTCAAAGGCGGCAAAGCGATCGACCGATTTGTCTACAACAGCCAAGTCGCGACGGACGTCAAGAATACGTTCTTCGATGGCAACGCGGATTACTTCCGCGATCAAGTCAAAGAGCTGATCTCACAGTTCGGATTGGACACCGACGGCGTGAAAGACCTTTCCATCGCGGCTTTGATTGCCAAGTTGATGGGAATGTCCAGCACCGACGATGTTCGAACGCAGTTGACCAGCCTGCTCAGCATGGCTGGGACCGCCAACGTGGCCGACCAAAAGGTCAGTCGCTTGCTCACGTCCGAGTCCAATACCGTTCCAGCGAAAAAAGTCTCGCCTAACGGGAAGAAGGCCTGA
- a CDS encoding L-threonylcarbamoyladenylate synthase — protein sequence MNLDPSHLKILPATPESIRLASDALRDGKLIGLPTETVYGLAARGDRPDSVAKIFAAKQRPATNPLILHVGDPDAVHPLVSMDSDITRRRFAAASSLWPGPLTLVLPRSESVLDCVTAGGNTVAVRVPAHPVALQLLREVSLPIAAPSANVSNYISPTRPEHVIDGLVDSVEWVLDGGNCDVGLESTVLSIADPKSPPTILREGVLSAAKLEAVFGEPVLSSATTNMELLKSQSNAPAASPGLHRKHYSPRTPLRLVAATENVAPSNDGGNNKSRILRIRLRGPAVSLPGYADVWSLSPAGDPFEIANRLYDALRRADSGEFESIEIDQINVQEWSEAGNPNLLAAISDRLRRASNQDDSAT from the coding sequence ATGAATCTCGACCCTTCCCATCTGAAAATCTTGCCCGCGACGCCGGAGTCCATCCGACTCGCCAGCGACGCGCTGCGTGATGGAAAGTTGATCGGTTTGCCCACCGAGACCGTGTACGGCTTGGCCGCACGAGGCGATCGTCCCGATTCGGTCGCGAAAATTTTCGCGGCCAAGCAACGGCCCGCGACCAACCCGCTGATTTTGCACGTGGGCGATCCCGACGCAGTTCATCCATTGGTCTCGATGGATTCGGACATCACGCGGCGGCGTTTCGCAGCAGCGTCCTCCTTGTGGCCTGGACCACTGACATTGGTTCTGCCGCGATCCGAGTCGGTGCTGGACTGCGTCACCGCGGGAGGCAACACCGTGGCCGTGCGTGTTCCCGCTCATCCAGTCGCATTGCAATTGCTGAGAGAGGTTTCGCTTCCGATCGCTGCCCCAAGCGCCAACGTATCGAACTACATCAGCCCGACTCGTCCCGAGCATGTGATTGATGGATTGGTAGACTCCGTCGAATGGGTGCTCGATGGTGGCAACTGTGATGTCGGATTGGAATCCACCGTGCTCTCGATCGCCGACCCAAAGTCTCCGCCGACGATCCTTCGCGAAGGCGTGCTGTCAGCAGCGAAACTGGAAGCCGTGTTCGGCGAACCTGTGTTGTCATCCGCCACAACCAACATGGAATTATTGAAGTCTCAATCAAACGCACCAGCCGCCTCACCGGGTTTGCATCGCAAGCACTATTCGCCTCGAACGCCACTCCGGTTGGTTGCGGCGACCGAAAATGTTGCCCCATCAAACGACGGTGGAAACAACAAGAGCCGCATCTTGAGGATCCGACTCCGCGGTCCTGCCGTATCGTTGCCTGGATACGCCGACGTTTGGAGTCTGTCGCCGGCCGGTGATCCCTTTGAAATTGCCAACCGGTTGTACGATGCCCTGCGGCGAGCGGATTCGGGCGAATTTGAATCGATCGAGATCGATCAAATCAACGTGCAGGAATGGAGCGAAGCGGGGAACCCCAACTTGCTCGCCGCAATTTCGGATCGACTGCGTCGCGCGTCCAACCAAGACGACTCGGCCACTTGA